The nucleotide sequence ATAACAGGCGAGTTACGAAAAACCGATTTAAGTACTACCTATTTCTATTTTTTGGTTTTAATTTTAATAGTGTTAAATTACACTATCAGTAACTCACTATCAAAAATTCCTAAAGACTTCTTAATTATTCTATGTGGGATTTTATGCATTACTTTCATTGATAAGTTTCTACACATTTATCTACAATTATAAATCGAATTGGTTCTCTGAACTACTAACAATTATGTTAGGTAATGGAGGTTGAAGATGAGCATTTTTAAATGTCGTATTCCTCATCTTTACAGTTTTTCATTTTATCTTCTGACTTTATTGCAGCACTTACAACCATCTCTCTAACATTTTTAATTTCTTTTTCAAGAATGCTGAGAACTTCATGAGACCTTTTTCTAATGCTATCCCCTCTGTTTCTACTGTAAGGGCATTCGTCTTTATCTTTATAGTATTCAATACCACATTCATCAAGTGCCTTTACAATATCCTTTTCAGAAATTGGGAGGAGTGGTCTTATTATGGTACAAGGTTTTAGTGTTATTTTAAACTCCCTATAATCTACAACATTTTCGTAGAACTCCTTTATTGGCTTAAGTGATTTTATAGGACATCCTTTAAGGATATTTGCCAATACTGTATCTGAGTTATCCTCTAAGGTATGTCCAAATGCAATCTTAACTTTCCTCCCTTCTTTTTCTTTTAAGTTCTCTGCGTAGTTTGTCAATAAATACCTTCTTATAATTGAGCAGGAGAAGCATGGAGAATATTCAATGCCACTATCATTCTCTGATAAGATTTTTGATAATTCAACAACGTTCTTATCACATTTTAAAACTTTATGTGGGATATCCAATTTTTTACAATGGTCTTTTATGAGTTTCATCCCCTCTCTATCTTCACTCCAAGGTCTAATCCCATCTATGTTTAAATCAATTGTAATCGCATGAATATCTATCCCATACTTCCTCCTGTATGGCTCTAACACATGTAGTAGCATTAAACTGTCCTTTCCCCCACTTAATCCAACCACCACAATATCCTTTGGGATTATTAATCTGTTCCCAATTATGAACCTTCCAACCTTTTTTGAAACCTCTTCGTAGGTTCTTGAATATACCACAGGAATACCAAAATCTCTCTCTATCTTGTTCATTTTCTCTCTTGATAATTTTGCCTCTCTCCTATTGCAGACTAAAATTTTATCTTCTCTTATTGTTAAATAAGATGGATTAGCGTATCTTTTTAATTGTTTTATGTTTATCAAAAACATCCCTCCGATAACTAAACTTAAGATTAATCGTTCTTTGAAAAAAATTAATAATTACTTAACAATGTTAAGTATTTTGTATTTATATTTTACTATCAAAAAAGTTTGAATTAATTACTTAAATAGATTTTATTTTTGAATTCAATATCAACTTCATCCCCTACACTCAAATCGACATCTTCTTTTAAGATGCATCTCAACTGATTACCTTTAAAATCAACAATAATCTTTTTATAAAATCCGCAATCTATAATACTTATTATTTTTCCTTCTTTTCCACTACAAACTACAACCTCTTCAGGAGACACTGCAAACTTCTCCCCGTCAATTTTAACAATATTATAACCCAAAAATTTAACGACCTTTTCATTTTTTGGTTTTTTAAATATCTCCTTGTTTCCAACCTCCACAAGTTCCCCATCCATGAATATCGCTATCTTCTCTCCAAGTGTTTTTGCCTCAACAAAATCATGAGTTACATGAATCACTGGAAGGATTTCACCTATCCTTTTTAACTCACCAATAATTTTTTCTTTATTATTTATATCAAGTGCAGACGTTGGTTCATCAAGTAGTAGTAAATTTGGCTCTAAAACCAAAGCCCTTGCTAAAGCAACTCTCTGCTGTTCTCCACCACTTAACGTTGCTGGCTTCCTATTCAAGAGGTGTTTTATATTTAAAAATTCAGTTATTTCTTCAACTTTTTTATCGATCTTTGATTTTGGATATCTTATAATCTTTAAACCATAGGCAATATTCTTATAAACGTTCATATTTGGGAATAATGCATAGTTTTGAGGAACGTATCCAAAATTCCTCTTTTCAGGAGAAAGGTTTGTTATGTCTTCCCCATTGAAGTATATTCTTCCGAAATCTGCCTTTAAAATTCCTGCTATGCATTTTAACAGGACTGATTTTCCAGCACCACTTGGGCCTAAGATAATACAATATTCTTTGTCAATCTCTAAATTTATATTTTTTAATTGAAATTCCTTCCATATTTTTGAAAGGTTTTCTACTCTTAACAATATCTCTCCTCCTATTTATTTCCTTCTAACCAACCTAAGTAACGCAAATATTGCAATACTCACCAGAATCATAATCACTGCTATTGGTTTTGAGGCTGTTAATCCAAAATTGTTAAATCTCTCCAATATCAAGACAGGCATTGTTTTTGGGAAATATGCAACTATTAAGATTGCTCCAACCTCACTAATCCCCCTTGCAAATGTTAATATACTTCCAGACATAACGTTGTTGTATATGAGAGGAAGGGAGATGTTGAAAAACGTCTTTATTTGAGATGCCCCCAGTGTTCTTGAAACATGCTCAAGTTCTTCATCAACCATCAAAAAACCATCTCTCACACTATTTACCATAAAAGGCACACCAACAAACAACATAACAACCACAATTCCCCAAAAGTTATCAACAATATATGCCCCAAAATTGTTAAAGATATTTATAGGGTTGTTACAAAAGAAAGATAAAATCATAATCCCCACAACAGAATGGGGTATTGCCATTGGTAAATCTACAATCGCCTCAACAAAATCTTTCCCTTTAAAATCATACCTTGCCAATAAATAGCCGAGTGGGATACCAAAAAACAACGCTATAAGGGTTGCTGTTGATGCAGCGTATAAACTTACAAGTAATGAATCAATGACATCTCTATCCATCAACGCTCCAGTAACATCCCCTGGATTTAGGAGCATATTTATTATGGGTAGGATAATGAATAAAATCAACATCAACGAGATAATAAAGAGTGAGATAAAAAACATCCTCATATTATCACCAAAAGACCATCTTATAGAGGTAATTAAAATATGTAAAATATATAAAAGTTATGCTCATCAAATTAGATTACATCAATTGGTGAAATTATGATAACAGTAGGAATTGACCATGGAACTTCTGGAGTTACAACATGTATAAAGGATGGAAATGAGAAGATTATTTTCAAATTGAAGAGAACGGAATTTAAAACCAAATCATACATTGAAGAATTAAAAAAACATATTGATTTGGAGGATATTGATTTAATGGCTTTAACGTATTCAATGGGTGATGGGATAGATAAAATCCTCCCTATAGAAAAGGTGAAAAATAGAGGGGTTGTGAATATTGAAGGAGTTGGAGAAAAGGTTGGAGGGGGAACTAAGGTTTATGATGAAATAAAAAACGCAAATATTCCTGCAGTTGTTATTCCTGGCTTGCATAGGGGAATAAAATGCATGGATGAAAGGTTTAAAGCATTATATTCCCACATCGCTTCACCAGAGAAAATATCCATTGCCTACAACGCATACAAAACCTTTGGATTTGAAAATTATATATTGTCTGATATTTCATCAAACACAGTAACTTTGTTAATAAAAGATGGGAAGATTTTTGGGGGTTTTGATGCCTGTATTGGAGCAATAGGCATGTTGCATGGTCCATTAGATTTGGAGTTGATTAGAAAAATAGATAGTGGAGAGATTACAGCAAATGAAGCATTCTCAAAGGCAGGGGCTGTAAAAATAGCGAAACTATATAAGGGGGTTGAAGATACAAAGATGGCAATAATAAATAACTATTTCAATGACGAAAACTGTAAATTGGCAGTAGATTCATTAATATTAAGCGTAGTTATGGAGATAAATTCATTGATGTTTTTAAATAAGGGAAAAAATGTTGTTTTGGCAGGTTCTATAGGGACATTAAAACATCCAATAGATATTCCAAAGATGATTAAGGAGTATGTTGATGGGAATATTTTTATTTTAAGTGGAGAAAGTGGGGCAATAGGAAGTGCAATGATAGCGGAGGATATTTTGAAAGGAAAAAGGGATATTTTGGGGATAGAGGTTGAATTTGAATAAATATAGTTGTTTATTTTGATATAAATTATGACAATAATTAATTCTCTTTAAAATAACACTTTTTTATTCTAAATTAGGAAGTTATATATAGTATTGTGAAAAAAAATAGTTATGTCCTTTAATTTGTTGTGAGGTGGAAAAATGCTTTCTAAATATTTAGTTAGAGACATAATGAAGAGGGGAGTTGTTGAAGTGTCTTTGGATGATAAAGTATCTGATGTTGTTAAAAAAATGGCTGAAAATGATATTTCATCAGTTGTAGTTTCAGATAACCAAGTATTTTGGGGGATTATTACAGATACCAACATATTGAAACATTATCATGAGAATTTAGATGCTTTAAAGGCTGAGGATATAATGAACTCAAAAATAATCACAATAAGTCCTGAGGCTCCGCTTGAAAAAGCAGTTGAAGTTATGGAAGAAAATAATATTCACCATTTATATGTCCATTCTGAGTGTGATGACAAAATTGTTGGGGTAATAAGTTCAAAAGACATTATAAAATTAATGGCAAAACTAATGAAATAATTGTTCTTATCCCATTCTTATTTTTATTATTCTCATTTTTTGTAAATTTTAATTGGTGAACATGATGGATATTATAAAAGAAACTTATGAAAAAATAAAAAATATGGAAATTCGGGGAGCGGGGAGGATAGGTAGGGCAGCGGCATACGCTTTAAAAGAATACGCAGAAACTATAATGTATATGGATGATGAAGAATTTAAAAAGAAAATTATTGAAGCGGGGGAATTGTTGAGGTCTGCAAGACCTACTGCCGTATCATTACCAAATGCAGTTAAATATGTTTTGAATGGTTTAAAAGATGAAAATCCAAAAGAATCAGTTATAAAAAAGGCAGAAGAATTTATAATCTCTTCAAAAAATGCCACAAAAAATATTGGTAAGATTGGGGCTAAGAGGATAAAAGACGGATATACAATTTTGACGCACTGCAATTCAGAGGCAGCAATTGAAGTTATAAAAACAGCGTATCATGAAGGGAAAGATATTAAAGTTTTCTGCACTGAAACAAGGCCAAGAAATCAGGGCTATTTAACAGCAAAGGCACTTTGTGATGAGGGGATTGATGTAACGCTTATAGTAGATTCTGCGGTTAGATACTTTATAAAAGAAGTGGATATTGTTGTTGTCGGGGCAGATGCAATAACTGCCAATGGATGCCTTGTCAATAAAATAGGAACATCTCAAATTGCTTTAATAGCACATGAAGCAAGAGTTCCATTTTTAACATCTGCTGAAACCTACAAATTCCACCCAAAAACAATTGTTGGGGAATTAATAGAAATCGAAGAAAGAGACCCAAAAGAAGTTGTTGAATTTGATGGAAAATATAAGAAAATAAAAATAAGAAACCCTGCCTTTGATGTCACTCCTTCCCAATACATCGATGCAATTATTACTGAAGTTGGTTTAATCCCACCACAGGGGGCATGGTATATAATTGAGAAGTATTTTGGATGGATTGAACCATGATTTGATTGTAAAATATATTTTCTATTTTTGACTAAATTATGTTTGGAAATGGTATATTTGGGGTGGATTTATGAAAATTAAATCCATTGAAGTTAAAAATTTGTTTTCTTATGATGAGTTTAAGATTGAGTTTAATGAGGAAATATTGCTGTTATTGTAGGTCCAAATAATGCAGGGAAGACAAATTTATTTACTGATAGTGTGATTTAACAATATTAACTTTAAAACCAAAAAATAGAAATATGTAGTGCTTGAATAACTCGTTAAAAAACGGTGCATCTCCTATGCTAGCAGCACTTAATAGTATACTCACTAATTCTATAAATAGTTTAGGATTTAACTGTTCGGAGGAGTTATCTAAGTTCGCACAAGTTAGAACACTAACGCCAATAAAAACTATCAAAGCATTTTCAGAGTATGTCTCGGGAATTCACAGAACGACTATCGTTAAAAACCTACAAAAACTATCAGAAAATGAGTTTTGTTTGTATACTCAACTATCCAACCTTCTCGATATTTTTGATGACAATAGATTTAAATACACTGCAATAATCGATTCAACGCTACTAAGGAGATGGAGTAAAAAGGTTTATGGTTGCAATATTCGATATAACTACATCGAAAGACATAGCAAACCATATCAAGAGCAGATAAACTGCTGTATTTATCACGAAAAAAGGGATATATTCGATTTACACTACAATAAAACCACTTGGCAAAAAATCCACAGACATATTCATCGAAATTATTAGATTCTTAACTCATATAGATATCGGGACGGTCGTAGGAGACACTTTTGTAACGACAAAGAAAATTATGAAGGAATCTAAAGAATTGGGAATGGAATATATTGGTAAACTTAGGAAAAACCTGATAGTTGAATATTTCGGTAAGAAGGTTAAGGTAGAAGGACTATTTAAGAGGGATTTCGAGAAAGAAAAGCTTAAATTAAGGACTATTAATGGAATAAAGTTTAGATTATCCGAGAAAGTGGTCAATATTCCCGATGTTGGTAGAGTTAAAATCGTTGCAGTGTTGATGGAAAATCAGAAAAAACCTAAGTATCTGGTCTCTACAAACCATAAAAAGAAGGCAGAGAACATAATAAGCGAGTATATGAAGAGACCAAAGATAGAAGAAAAGCATAGAAGAGATAAATCGATTTTAGATGTTGAGGGAAATTACCTAACGTCTGAAAAGAGCAATATTGGGTTTGTTAGGTTTATAGCAATGGTATCAAACTGTATAGAATATTTAAGCCACAAATATGGATTATCATTCTATGAAGTGATTAAAGAGTGTAGTAAAGAACTAATAAAGAAAGGATTCTCGTAATCACACTGTCAGTCAATTAACTATTGACAAAATAGGGTATGGAAAATTCAGATATTTAAATTTTCGTTATGTCCTATTGGACAATCTTTTTTAAAACTTCAATTACTTTTTTTGTATTATTGTCAATCCCTTTAACAGAAATTATCTCGTTGTCCCATTCAATGGGGTTCTTTCCTCTCCAAACTGAACTTATCTCCCCAATATATTTAACATCAATTTTCCCAAATACAACAGAAGAAACATATAGAAAATCTCTAATGTTCTCCCAGCGAACTTCTTTTTTAATATTCCTAAAATTTGCATAAATAGGAATTATGTCATCTAAATAACTCAAATTATGGAAGAAATTTTTATCTGAAGTTATTATAAGTAGTTCTCCCTTTTTATTACCCAAAAATTCAACAAAAGAATCTTTTATATCGTTATCCCATTTACCATCATAATTGAATGTTATTGCGTTTTTCTCTCTCAACAACTTTAATTGGGACAACCCTAATTTAAACAACCTGTCCTTTGGAGATGGCTGATTTAAATAATCACTATCAGGAGTATCCTTAATTTTAAATCCCCTTTCATCAGTAATCTCCTTAATAACACACTGAGATATTAAAAAGTTTGGAGATATCTTTTCTCTTTGCTTTTCAATAAAATCAATAAACCTCTGTGGAATTTGATTTATTAAAGCATTTGTATCAAAGGTTATATAGTATGTCTTTTTTTCTTTTAATTTGTTCCATAAATATCCAAAAAATTCCTCCTCATTAAACCACTTTTCCCAATCCATCGTAAATCTCAATTCACATATTCCTGAAGCATTTAGAACACTTTTTAAATCCTTGGGATTTCCTACAAAATCACTAAAATTCAAATTCTTGTTAAAAATTTCTATTGTTGCTTTATTTTTATTGCCCCATAAAATAAATTCTACAATTTTTTGATTTTCAACTTTAACCTCAAATTTATATCTACCTTTTAAAAAATAACAATTTAAAATTACCATTATCTCTTTTCTATTGACTTTTAATGATGATTTTCCTTCAATATTTAGAATTTCTCTGCTTATCTTTGTGTTTGTTAATTCACTTTTCATCTCATGCAATTCCTGTAAAGAAAGTGGAATTAAAAATAATGGGTAGTTAATATAACCCATATCTCTCAAATGAAGATAATAAACTCTATCACACTTATACTTATTTTTTCCGTCGCTAACTCCTTCTAAGCCAGCAAACATTGAGAAAGCACTCATAAATTTTCTACCAGGAGTCATATCTATTGCTATTTCATTACCTTCTTTCTTTTCTTTAATTATAATTTCTTTTAACGCATTTGCAAAGGTTTTAAAGTCCTCCTCATTAACTTTATAATCTTCATTTATTTGAATATTTATATTATATGCTTTTGATAAGGTTTCTATGTAGTTTTTAAGGGTTTCTTTATTTTTCTCAACCTTATTGTTCCATAAAAGATAAATTTTGTTTGGGATGAAGGAATCTTTAACAACTGCAAACCATAGTGTGCTAAATACTGCATAAGGGGATGAACCAATGGTTGTTATCCAAACCTTCATATTATCTCCCGATTATTTATTGAATTCATTGATAAATGCCTCTTCAAGTTTTTCAAGAACATTTATTTCCTCATTATTGCTTTCCCTTTTATAAATTAACTTTTTTACGCCATTTTTTTCTTTTATGTAATTTGGAGAATATCTAAGGTATGATTTATCCTTTGGGCAATTTTTGTTGGTTCCCCTTTCATGTGCTTTTATTTCCACCAAATTTTTTTCAAAACCAGCATGTGCTAAAAAATTCCTTATGTTAAATTCATCTGACAAATCTTTTCTAAACTCCCTCAATAAAATCCACTGCCCGCCAGTATCATTGTTTATTAGAATTCTGCATATACTATTGTCTATTTCAGATTTTAAAAATCTATTATTATTTCTAAATAATATTTTCCCCATTTTTGTTATTTCACCCAAAGAGAGTTCATCCTTAATAAACTCATCTACTTTACAAACTTTTGCAGTGAAATATGCCTTAACTAATGCATCAAACCCAACATCCAATCCAATTTTTCTTTTAATGGTCTTGTTTTCTAAACCAACATCAATATTTGAAAGATAAATACTTAAAATTTCGTCGATTATATCTTTTATTTCCCAATCCTCTACATAAAAAGTTGAATATATTAAAGGTAATGCGTAAACAAATGAACTTAAAAATGCGTTTATGTT is from Methanotorris formicicus Mc-S-70 and encodes:
- a CDS encoding tRNA lysidine(34) synthetase; the encoded protein is MINIKQLKRYANPSYLTIREDKILVCNRREAKLSREKMNKIERDFGIPVVYSRTYEEVSKKVGRFIIGNRLIIPKDIVVVGLSGGKDSLMLLHVLEPYRRKYGIDIHAITIDLNIDGIRPWSEDREGMKLIKDHCKKLDIPHKVLKCDKNVVELSKILSENDSGIEYSPCFSCSIIRRYLLTNYAENLKEKEGRKVKIAFGHTLEDNSDTVLANILKGCPIKSLKPIKEFYENVVDYREFKITLKPCTIIRPLLPISEKDIVKALDECGIEYYKDKDECPYSRNRGDSIRKRSHEVLSILEKEIKNVREMVVSAAIKSEDKMKNCKDEEYDI
- a CDS encoding ATP-binding cassette domain-containing protein, which codes for MLRVENLSKIWKEFQLKNINLEIDKEYCIILGPSGAGKSVLLKCIAGILKADFGRIYFNGEDITNLSPEKRNFGYVPQNYALFPNMNVYKNIAYGLKIIRYPKSKIDKKVEEITEFLNIKHLLNRKPATLSGGEQQRVALARALVLEPNLLLLDEPTSALDINNKEKIIGELKRIGEILPVIHVTHDFVEAKTLGEKIAIFMDGELVEVGNKEIFKKPKNEKVVKFLGYNIVKIDGEKFAVSPEEVVVCSGKEGKIISIIDCGFYKKIIVDFKGNQLRCILKEDVDLSVGDEVDIEFKNKIYLSN
- the wtpB gene encoding tungstate ABC transporter permease WtpB; translated protein: MRMFFISLFIISLMLILFIILPIINMLLNPGDVTGALMDRDVIDSLLVSLYAASTATLIALFFGIPLGYLLARYDFKGKDFVEAIVDLPMAIPHSVVGIMILSFFCNNPINIFNNFGAYIVDNFWGIVVVMLFVGVPFMVNSVRDGFLMVDEELEHVSRTLGASQIKTFFNISLPLIYNNVMSGSILTFARGISEVGAILIVAYFPKTMPVLILERFNNFGLTASKPIAVIMILVSIAIFALLRLVRRK
- a CDS encoding methanogenesis marker 12 protein codes for the protein MITVGIDHGTSGVTTCIKDGNEKIIFKLKRTEFKTKSYIEELKKHIDLEDIDLMALTYSMGDGIDKILPIEKVKNRGVVNIEGVGEKVGGGTKVYDEIKNANIPAVVIPGLHRGIKCMDERFKALYSHIASPEKISIAYNAYKTFGFENYILSDISSNTVTLLIKDGKIFGGFDACIGAIGMLHGPLDLELIRKIDSGEITANEAFSKAGAVKIAKLYKGVEDTKMAIINNYFNDENCKLAVDSLILSVVMEINSLMFLNKGKNVVLAGSIGTLKHPIDIPKMIKEYVDGNIFILSGESGAIGSAMIAEDILKGKRDILGIEVEFE
- a CDS encoding CBS domain-containing protein; amino-acid sequence: MLSKYLVRDIMKRGVVEVSLDDKVSDVVKKMAENDISSVVVSDNQVFWGIITDTNILKHYHENLDALKAEDIMNSKIITISPEAPLEKAVEVMEENNIHHLYVHSECDDKIVGVISSKDIIKLMAKLMK
- a CDS encoding ribose 1,5-bisphosphate isomerase, with amino-acid sequence MDIIKETYEKIKNMEIRGAGRIGRAAAYALKEYAETIMYMDDEEFKKKIIEAGELLRSARPTAVSLPNAVKYVLNGLKDENPKESVIKKAEEFIISSKNATKNIGKIGAKRIKDGYTILTHCNSEAAIEVIKTAYHEGKDIKVFCTETRPRNQGYLTAKALCDEGIDVTLIVDSAVRYFIKEVDIVVVGADAITANGCLVNKIGTSQIALIAHEARVPFLTSAETYKFHPKTIVGELIEIEERDPKEVVEFDGKYKKIKIRNPAFDVTPSQYIDAIITEVGLIPPQGAWYIIEKYFGWIEP